From the genome of Dioscorea cayenensis subsp. rotundata cultivar TDr96_F1 unplaced genomic scaffold, TDr96_F1_v2_PseudoChromosome.rev07_lg8_w22 25.fasta BLBR01000893.1, whole genome shotgun sequence:
ACTTCGCTTAGAAGAACAGTTTCTAAGGATTGAAAGTTTCCTACCGACGATGGTAGGTGTAAGTGTTTGGGCCAGTACCGTGACCGTAGGCGCCGATCAGCATGCCCCAGTCTTAAATAACGTAAATGGATCATGAGCTTGATCTCTTTTGGTATTTGTACATCAATGAAATCAGTCAAATCAAGCACCCTTAGAAGCTCAAATCTAAATATTGAAGAACCAATTGGAATACGAGATTGACCAAATGTCATCAAAGTCCTGAGTCTATGCATTGTAGAGAGGATTTCATCGATCTTGGTGCTCTTGACGTTGTGGAAAGACACACGGCGAGACGACGCCAAATAAGTTGGTTGATCATTTTCATTGGAGCAAACTGTGAGGAAGATGTCTTTCTTAGCTGCAGATCTTGCAAAATCTAgaagtagatcatggacgccACATTTCTTTACACTGCCATTGTTTTTCCTGGTTTTTACATGAATCAAGCTCCTCTGAATCAACTCCTCTAAAATAGCATCCCCCGTATCCTCCATGGTCTTCTTTTCTTCCTGTGGTATGAAGCCTTCCGCAATCCATTGCCTGATTAACATCTTGCCAGAGATGTCATAATCCTCCGGGTAAGCAcccaaataaagaaaacatgatttcaTATTATATGGAAGATCTTTGTAGCTCAAAGCAAGTATTTCTTGGCATTGTCTTCCTTCTGCCGCCCAATCCATCGTCTCCAACACTCTTCGCCACACAACAGGTGTTTTGTCTTTAATAGATAGGAGACCTCCAAGAACAACTAAAGCCAGAGGTAGGCCACCGCATTTGTGCATGAGACGAAGGCCGATATCAAGCAATTCATTGGTGAAATTTGCCTCAACATCTTCATAAGGAAAAGCCTTCTTGAGAAGAAGCTTCATACTCTCATCATCATTCAAAAGCGGAAGTTGGTACGGAGTGCTTCTTGGATCTGCTCCCTTTGCAACATTAAGAAACCGAGTGGTGATCAAGACCCTACTTCCATTGTTCACATCCGGAAAACTTCTTTGCATCTGATTCCATACATCCTCTAGCCAAATATCATCTAATACAATAAGAAACCTTTCTGTTCTTAGTGAGTTATTAAGCATGTCTATCAAATCATTTTCTGTCATTTTCTCCAACTTCTCCTTTTCAATCTTCCGAAATTCTTCAAGCATCTTTCTGAGAAGCCCTATTAAACTATTTTCTTGAGAGACTGTTACCCAAATGCGCTTGTGGAAATGATTGCTAACAGCATTGTCACAGTAGAGTTTCCGTGCAAGGGTGGTTTTGCCAAGACCACCAATGCCAACTATGCTAATGACACAAAgcctttgttgttgttgatcaATCAGTCGTCTCAGTAGGATCTTCTGATCATTAAAGAGCCCGACTACATCAGCATCATCAGAATATTGAGGTGAGAAATGGGGTCTCCTTATTATGGATACTAAGTTGGAAGCATCTCCATCTTCACCCAAGTTTTGAATCCCATACCTCTCTCTGGCATCCTTGATCTCATTAAGCCTTCCTTTTATCTTACCAATCTCCACACCAACATTATGCCTTGCTACCAACGCGCTTGGGTTAAAcctatcaaaaaaaaaaagtgttaaaTCAAAAATAGGAAGTTATGGTTCATGTGAAAGTAGAGCCATGGATGGAGAAATTCTTAAGAGAGGAGGAAAggcaaaccaaaaaaaattaaaataataaattcaaattccagaataatttcaataaaaaaaaaaccaaagtatACTACgtaatatactttatatatatgtataatgtattgtttattgaaaattataggTACCTAACCACTTACACTAAGCAAATATTGGTTAGTGATAAATTCTCTAAAAAGTTTtctactctatatatatatacatatattttgtaCATTTTTGTCAGCCTATACTCCAACACTATTGAATTGTTTTCAATCAATTTATTCctattctatattttaaaatttatttgagtttttttccaTACTTATgcacattaattaaaataaaaaattactttttatgaACCTCCTATCTAATGTGTTCGTTTGATAAATGACCTAaaattaaaccctaaaacctatACAAGTGAAGGcacaatggaaaaaaaaaaaaactattttattcttacCAGTATTTGATGAGACTCAGCCAACCATGGGACTGATCATGATCAACCTTAATGAGGAAAGTATCAATGGCGTCTTCAGATAGGTAAGCAACTTGTATTACTTCATTCACCCAGTTCTTCACCCTTTcatctctctttccttttgcaTCAGCATCCTTGAGAAAGCATTTAATCCTACGGAGCTCTCTTTCCATCCACTCCACCTCATCACGCACTCCATACAACAACCAGAATTCTTGTGACAAGAGCCCGGCAAGCCTGGTTGCCACCTGTGAAACAGCGGATTCAGCCATCTccttcactctctctctctctctctctctctctcgcgatTGACTGATTGAAAGAGATGAAGCtgagtttttctttgtattAATTTGAGGGTGGCTTCTAATTGCAAGGcagaatataaaaaacatgaagGAATTGAATAAAGCTGGGTGCTTTCATCATGGGTGCATGGGTGGTGTCAGTTATCCAATATATCGCCTTTGTTATTATGCAGAAAGGGCCCCAAAGG
Proteins encoded in this window:
- the LOC120255214 gene encoding probable disease resistance protein RF9, with amino-acid sequence MAESAVSQVATRLAGLLSQEFWLLYGVRDEVEWMERELRRIKCFLKDADAKGKRDERVKNWVNEVIQVAYLSEDAIDTFLIKVDHDQSHGWLSLIKYWFNPSALVARHNVGVEIGKIKGRLNEIKDARERYGIQNLGEDGDASNLVSIIRRPHFSPQYSDDADVVGLFNDQKILLRRLIDQQQQRLCVISIVGIGGLGKTTLARKLYCDNAVSNHFHKRIWVTVSQENSLIGLLRKMLEEFRKIEKEKLEKMTENDLIDMLNNSLRTERFLIVLDDIWLEDVWNQMQRSFPDVNNGSRVLITTRFLNVAKGADPRSTPYQLPLLNDDESMKLLLKKAFPYEDVEANFTNELLDIGLRLMHKCGGLPLALVVLGGLLSIKDKTPVVWRRVLETMDWAAEGRQCQEILALSYKDLPYNMKSCFLYLGAYPEDYDISGKMLIRQWIAEGFIPQEEKKTMEDTGDAILEELIQRSLIHVKTRKNNGSVKKCGVHDLLLDFARSAAKKDIFLTVCSNENDQPTYLASSRRVSFHNVKSTKIDEILSTMHRLRTLMTFGQSRIPIGSSIFRFELLRVLDLTDFIDVQIPKEIKLMIHLRYLRLGHADRRLRSRYWPKHLHLPSSVGNFQSLETVLLSEVREIPITLWKIKTLRHVQFWQCKPPQSVELKNLLTLEFVEFGSYKTINWRFPKLRKLKVEINEKHHGTMLTHLLCELDHLISLFIKATQGCHIEINTKDFPFHKHLLSLTLFGFWPNGDTISEFPTCLTKLELCDSGLEEDPMPKLERLKYLVTLKLHRNVYLGRKMVCSTGGFPSLKNLFINELVSKKKKHFDYTVLSDPDTMFKDYALPNLEEWRVERGAMPKLAM